A single genomic interval of Arachis duranensis cultivar V14167 chromosome 7, aradu.V14167.gnm2.J7QH, whole genome shotgun sequence harbors:
- the LOC107457953 gene encoding uncharacterized protein LOC107457953 yields the protein MPKNFALPSALEPYKGFGDPRAHVKKFQSMMFFNSPNNEPVLCRAFSTYLDGAALLWFSKLSADYLGTIKQGQHESLKDYMTRPGKFWETIAITKPKTLEEFRERAAGQIEIEELREAQKSDKQPHRRDEERTFRSPGNRDTKKPSKLTPKYNTYTRFNTKRENIIKEILNAKIIKPPARVGSYQDQRFVDKGKHCAFHQKFSHTTDDYIVAKDLLEILARQGLLDKYVESRKARRGNSDREENKQTVTDNNKKEQITPDPPRGIISHISGGFAGGGETSSARKRSYRAMLAIEGTLQSKNDKDPDVTISFNQADFRSASPNLDDPVVISIQVGELLVRKTLLDPGSSADVLFYSTFKKMKLSEKLIQPSSGELIGFSRERVPIMGHIWLRTTMGEIPMSKSIDIQYLIVDCYSPYNIIIGRPALNIFRMVVSTLHLYVKFPVQEKR from the exons ATGCCAAAGAACTTTGCACTACCCTCCGCGCTTGAACCATATAAGGGGTTCGGAGATCCCCGAGCCCACGTGAAGAAGTTCCAATCCATGATGTTCTTCAACAGTCCTAACAATGAGCCCGTCCTCTGCCGGGCATTTTCTACTTACCTCGATGGTGCTGCATTACTATGGTTTTCTAAGCTGTCTGCAG ATTATCTCGGCACCATCAAACAAGGGCAGCACGAGAGCTTGAAGGACTACATGACCAG ACCTGGCAAATTCTGGGAGACCATTGCTATAACAAAACCAAAAACACTAGAAGAATTCCGGGAAAGGGCGGCAGGTCAAATAGAGATCGAAGAACTCCGTGAGGCCCAAAAATCGGACAAACAACCACATCGGAGAGATGAAGAAAGAACTTTCAGATCACCAGGTAACAGGGATACTAAGAAGCCTTCCAAGCTCACACCGAAATACAACACATATACCAGATTCAATACCAAGAGAGAAAACATCATCAAAGAAATTCTCAACGCCAAAATCATAAAGCCACCAGCTCGAGTAGGGAGCTACCAGGATCAAAGGTTCGTGGATAAGGGCAAGCATTGTGCTTTCCACCAGAAGTTCAGCCACACCACGGACGACTACATTGTCGCAAAGGACCTCCTAGAAATACTGGCGCGCCAAGGCCTTTTGGACAAATATGTCGAGAGTCGGAAAGCCAGAAGAGGAAACTCAGACAGGGAAGAGAACAAACAAACGGTGACAGACAATAACAAAAAAGAGCAGATAACTCCTGACCCACCAAGAGGAATCATTAGCCACATATCGGGAGGGTTTGCAGGTGGAGGTGAAACAAGCTCGGCCAGAAAGCGAAGCTACAGGGCGATGCTGGCAATCGAGGGAACCCTACAGTCAAAGAATGACAAAGACCCAGACGTCACTATATCCTTCAACCAAGCAGACTTCAGATCGGCAAGCCCTAACCTCGACGACCCCGTGGTAATTTCCATCCAGGTCGGAGAGCTGTTGGTAAGGAAAACATTGCTGGACCCAGGTAGTAGTGctgatgttttattttattctacctTTAAAAAGATGAAATTATCAGAAAAACTGATACAGCCCTCCTCGGGAGAGCTAATTGGGTTCTCCAGAGAGAGAGTCCCCATCATGGGACATATATGGCTAAGGACCACAATGGGAGAGATCCCTATGTCGAAGTCCATTGATATTCAATACCTAATAGTAGACTGTTATAGcccttataatattataattggGAGACCCGCCTTGAATATATTTAGAATGGTGGTGTCCACATTACACCTGTATGTCAAGTTTCCAGTGCAGGAAAAAAGATAG